The Lynx canadensis isolate LIC74 chromosome D2, mLynCan4.pri.v2, whole genome shotgun sequence DNA segment gtatattcttcttttttaccCTGCCTTCTCCCTACTATCTCTTAATTCTGGCCTTTTCCTGGATTTTCTGTGAAAAGGCACTGAGAGAGTGCTGCTTTCTTCTGCTCATGTAGTAGTAATTTTTGACATGAGATACTCTCTTTCATCATTTGTCAAgatcatgagttccagccctttGAAAATCTGATAGTTTTCAGTTTTACTGTTAAAATATGACCATCTCTGAAGAAGTAAGAGTTACTGTTTTAGTTGGGATTACCAATGAAAACCTAGATATTTATCAATACTAAAgtgactgtttttgttttactctttgcTAATAGGTCAAAATCCACTGAAGATAAAAAAGTATCCAAAAGGTTGAAGATTTAGTGCATGTTTGATGATCAGCTGGAACTTAGTATTTATAAAACCTTTGGATTCCAAGCTTCCAACTGCACTTACACAAGGTACAACAATGGATCTTTTCATAGTTCTGGTGATTTATCTTtcttgtttgattcttttttttctctggaaTCAAAACTGTGCCAAAGGGAAGCTACCACCTGGCCCCACTCCTCTGCCAATCGTTGGAAATATTTTGCAGATAAATACTAATAATGTAAGCAAATCCATAAGCAAGGTGAGTATGATTACTTTTCTTCCAACTGTTTGCGGTTACAGCcatatatctaaataaaatatgGCCCCAGCCATATTTGCAggggtgcaattttgattgggattgtgttgaatgtgtagatagctttgggtagtattgacattttaacaatatttattcttccaatccatgagcacagaatgtttttccatttctctgtatcttctttaatttccttcataagctttctatagttttcagcatacagttcttttacatctttggttaggttgattcctgggtattttatgattcttggtgcacttgtaaatgggatcagtttctttatttgtctttgtgttgcttcattattagtgtataagaatgcaactgatttctgtacattaatttcgtatcctgcaactttgctgaattcatgtatcagttctagcagacttttggtagagtctatcgggttttccatgtataatatattgtctgcaaaaagtgaaagcttgacttcatctttgccaattttgatgcctttgatttccttttgttgtctgattgctgatgctaggacttccaacactatgttaaacaacagcagtgagagtggacgtccctgtcgtgttcctgatctcggggggaaagctctcagtttttccccattgaggatgatattagctgtgggcttttcataaatggcttttatgatgtttaagtatgttccttctatcccgactttctcaagcatttttattaagaaaggatgctgaattttgtcaaatgctttttctgcatcgattgacaggatcttacggttcttttcttttcttttcttaatgtgatgtatcacattgattgatttgcgaatgttgaaccagccctgcagcccaggaacgaatcccacttgatcgtggtgaataattctttttatatgctgttgaattcgatttgctagtatcttgttgaggatttttgcatccatattcatcagggatattggcctgtagttctctttttttgctgggtctctgtctggtttgggaatcaaagtaatgctggcttcatagaatgagtctggaagttttccttccctttctatttcttggaatagcttgagaaggataggtattatctctgctttaaatgtctggtagaattccccatcactcctcatcagggaaatacaaatcaaaagcacactgagatatcacctcacgccagtcagagtggctaaaatgaacaaatcaggagactatagattctggtgaggatgtggagaaatgggaaccctcttgcactgctggtgggaatgcaaactggtgcagccactctggaaaacagtgtggaggttcctcaaaaaattaaaaatagatctaccctgtgactcagcaatagcactgctaggaatttacccaagggatacaggagtgctgatgcatagggggcacttgtaccccaatgtttatagcagcactttcaacaatagccaaattatggaaagagcctaaatgtccatcaactgatgaatggataaagaaattgtggtttatatacacaatggaatactacttggcaatgagaaagaatgaaatatggccttttgtagcaatgtggatggaactggagagtgtgatgctaagtgaaataagtcatacagagaaagacagataccatatgttttcagtcttatgtggatgctgagaaacttaacagaagaccatgggggaggggaaggaaaaaaaaaagagagggagagagccaaatcataagagactcttaaaaactgtgagaataaactgagggttgatggggggtgggagggagggtagggtgggcgatgggcattgaggagggcacctgttgggatgagcactgggtgttgtatggaaaccaatttgacaataaatttcatattaaaaagaaaagaagtgattttAAAGAGAAGTGTTCATTGGGTATCCAGCTAGAAGGTTGCCAGAGAGGATGAGATCCATGAGATGATTGTTAAAATTGCCAAAAGAAGGAATTCCCTGTCCATGTTGTGAGCAGGTCCCCTTTTCAGTAATTATTCTTTGGTAAACTCTAATGGCAATGAAactgttttcaatttaaaaaaaagttctgatcTACAGATCACAACACTAAAAATTTcctaaaaacacacatttttttaagtcaaggaaATACGGTCCCAGAATTGTTTCTATTATATTTGCTCAATGAATGTGTGAATAACTACTCTATTCCTAGCTATTTATATAGCAGTACCTCTCTAAATCTTGAAGGGATTGTCTGAAATCTGTCTTTGCTGAGACAGCTAGTTACCAGAGCACAGCTTCTGGAAACCCCTTTCTGTGTTTTGCGCTAAGAGATTGAAAGAGATTATGTCAGCACCCTAGCTCATCTGCTTGTTAACTCACAGCATTGggcaagttttaaaaatctctctcagTGTTAATTTCCATTCCTTTGAAATGTGAATAACAGTTCTATTTTGTGCAGTGTCCTTCAATATATCATATATTCAACAAGCTATTGAATATCTACTTTGTTAGAtgctggggatttttttttttaagtttatttttttttgagagagacagagagagagagagagagagcatgcaggggaggggcagggggagagagagagaatcccaagcagggtccatgcacaaagtccgacatggggcttgatctcatgtactgtgagatcatgacttgagccaaaatcaaaaagtcggatgcttaactgactgagccatccaggtgccccagtgctggGGATTTTCAAtggtaaatgaaaaagaaaaaacagacccTGGCATTATGGAATTTATAGTCTATAGGGTAGGCATGTTTTGTAAAATAATCACTCAAATAAGTGTGTGATTACAAACCATGTAACAGGGACACAATAGAAAGAGGCCATGCAGCTCGGTGGAGCAGGAATGGGAGGAATGTCAGTAAAGCGTTCTCTGAGGAAGTGAAGCTGAAGCTGAGATCTAAAGAATGTTCAAGCATTAACCAGACAAAATGCAGATGGAAGTTCATTCCAGGCGGTTTCATTCTGGAGGAGAATTAGTTGTTATTGTCTCTGAAAGAGGACCAATTTGGTAAAAACATGGTGTGGGATATGATTGGAGAAATAGTTGCCAGAAATGTAAGTCTTACAAGGCTTTTAAAACTAttggtcctggggcacctgggtggctcagtcacttacgtgtccaacttcggctcaagccatcttggttcatgagttcgagccctgcgtcaggctctgtgccaacagctcggagcctggagcctgcttcggattctgtgtctccctctctctctgcccctcccctgcttgtgctctatctctctctctttctcgctctctcaaaaataaatattaaaaaaaaagaatattggtcTTTAGCACAAGAGCAATGTGATGCCATTAACGTGCTTAAAGGACTCTCATGTTAACATTTGCCTTGTGAAAAGAGCACTCTGGTTGCTTTATGGAGAATGAATTGTAAGGTAGCAGGAGGACTCAAACCTTGGACAAGTTGAAGGAGTAATTTAGTATACCAAAGAAGCTGCCATGACAGAAAGACCCCAATAACACAATGGCTTCAGGAAGATAAGAGCTTATTTCTATCTCACATCATGAGATCGAGGTGAGTGCTGCTGGGCTGCCTCTCTTCCTTGCGGTCATCTAGAGAAccagtttttctttgtcttctagtTGACCATCCTGGGCACCTAGGCTATTGTTCTCATGTGCATGGAGGCAGTGAGGTTGTTCCCATGCTGTCCTTTCAGTCCCCGGGTAGGGGGAGAAATGGAGGGCATGCAATTACCATTTATACAAAAACGTAGGATTTGCACACATCATTTCTGCTAATATCAGTTCACGAAAACTTAGTCACATGGCCGCacagggaagctgggaaatgtcTGCAACCATGTTGCCATGTCTTTATGTATTTAGAGGTCTCTAGTGCTAAAAAGACGTAGAGAGTGGATAATGAGGGATGATTGGTAGTCTACACATGGGACAAGATGGAGGAGCCTCCCTTAAGCAGGACAAGAAACACATTATTGTAActataggaagaaagaaatttggTGCAGCTGTAGGTTTGGCagataaaagttaataaaagaatatgaataaatTCCATAATATAATATCTGTCACATAGTAGGAGCTGAATAAAGGTTAACTATTGATgacgataataataatagcaatgtgTCTAATAATATAATTACCACTTAATGTGATTAAGTTACTAGTTCTAGAAGTTGAGATCTTTTATATTAGGTGAGTGAGTATAAAATATCTCTTGAGTAAAGAGACTTATctacatttttagttttgaaattctCACTACTCCTGTACCTTATATTGCTTTCCCAGCTAGCAGAGAGTTACGGCCCTGTGTTCACTGTGTACTTTGGCATCAAGCCCACTGTGGTGATATACGGATATGAAGCAGTAAAAGAAGCTCTAATTGATCAGAGTGAGGTGTTTTCTGGCAGAGGCCCTTTCCCAGTGCTGGACAAATTTGTCCAGGGATTAGGTATGTCTCCATTTGGGGAACATATGTGGGTTTGTAAGTTGCAAAGACTTATAAACTAAGGGATTGAGAAATTGTAAGTATTTAGAGAAGCCTATGAAAATATCataattccaacattttttttccataaaggatCATTAATCCATATTTTAGATTCGGAAAGTGACAAGGTGTCTCCATGAAACATAAAATGCAATGAAAGCAAATCACCTAACCATTAATGTGCTATAAATTTGtgttcatttgaaaatatggCCAGTTAGGATAATGTTCATTTCAGTTAAGAtaataagagacagaaaaagaaggaaggaaaatgactCAATTATCCTAGCCACCAAACATTTTGCTTTTTGGCCTGAGTCATGGTTGCCAAGAGACTAGTTTAGGAAACTTGAATAGTGTGCATGGAACCAGCATAGGTTTGAAATATTCCCAGTCTTGACTTCAatcttttattcttcaaaaaaaaaggcGTAAGAAATATTTGAATCCAATAGAATACAATCCTTATACATACACAGATAAGCTCTGGAAAGAGGATTATAGAAAAACACATAGTGAGTACACATGGATTGAGAGTGATATtagaaaaagctttttaaatcCAAATTGGTCATAGGATCCTCCTCATATGTTATCTCTATATGAAGAGgccctagaacagtacctggcacatagttcACTTGGTTCTCAGGTGGCTGAACCAAATGGAACTGAGTTGTTGCTAGGGGACCaacaataagaagaaagaaagaaagagagaaagagagaaagagagaaagagagaaagaaagaaagaaagaaagaaagaaagaaaaagaaagagagagagagagagagagagaggagggagggaggaaagaaaaataaatttaaaaaggtttttatgtTAAGTACTTGAACTGTCTTCCATTTGTTTCTGGAGCTGGCCTTAAACTGTCCAGTCCTCTGGTGGGTCACTGGGTTCCTGTAAAAAGAGATAAGGCCTGAATGGAGTCACTTCCTCCTCTACACTGTTCTTTAAAATCTCTATGGACAAGTATCATACGagaattgttttttctcctgATATTGTGTTGGCTTCTAGAAGTCTGATATTGACCTTCCTTGGTGTTAAAACCATATTTCATGGCAGAGACATTACACACAGAAGGGAAATGTTAAAATgaggagggcagaggctgtgTCTCTTATCAGAGGAATAGATTTTCATGAACTTCCTTCCAGTGCACAAGTaagtgctctctctccttctcttgagAATTGACTCTTTTTGTTGCCTCTCCTACAATTCACttacaacatacaaaaatcagccCTGAAAATTTCACCTACAACTTGGAGTCACCATGATGTATTAGCTGTGTGGTCCACAGAGCTAGCATTTTGCCTCCATGATCACCagtaaaatggagacaaaacGCTTGGTTCACAGAGTTATTCTGAGGTTAAAGGAGCTAATAGATGGAGAAGAAGAGTTAAGTAACATGTAAAACCCAGAGTCTTGACAGATACGAGGCTGGGCTAACAGAAAGCAGGTTAAGCAGGGCTCATTGGAATTCTTATGGCTGGCACCACACCATAGTTACATTCCTGCTTAAGTGTCATTATCATTTGCTGAGATAAAGACTCAGCTAGAATTGATGGCAATGGAggtcattcttctctctctcttttttaaggaggcttttttttttttttttcaacgcagggcttgaactcatgactttgagatcaagacctgagctgagattaagagttggacccttaacctactaaactacccaggcatccctccctttttttttttttttctgataggaATTGTTTTCAGCAATGGAGAGCAGTGGAAGCAAGTCCGGCGTTTCTCCTTCATGGTTTTGCGAAATATGGGCGTGGGGAAGAAGAGTATTGAAGACAGAATTCAAGAGGAGGCCTTGTATCTGGTGGAAGCATTAAGAAAAACCAATGGTGTGTATTTCTTTACGTATTTAACAGTAATAGTTTGGGAGGACTATATGCTCTTTCAAATAGACTACAGAGAAATCTGATGGCTCAAGCACCATAGAAGTTTACTTTTTGCTCACATGACAGTAGTGAAGTGAAGGGGTTGGCACAATAGCCTTTTCAGGCACCAGGTTGACAGGAGCCTTGATATCTTCAACACATGGCATCTAGTATCACCCAGGATTCATCTCTCTGCAGGGTAGCAGAAGgagcaaagaacaaagaaaagagcaaataagGTTTTCAGTAGGCTGGGTATGACAATGGCAGACATTCCATGGGCTTTAACTCAGTCTCAGGACCATACCAGCTCTAAGACGCAGTGTGAGATGTGGTTCTCTGTGTGCACAGAAAAGCAAGGAGAACGAGGATTTGGATAATGAGCTAGTAGTTTTGGCCACAATAACttgaaaaatgaagtaatttctcTAGTAACTTCTTGAGAACATTGCAaacatttcacagtatatatatgtcaagtcattatgctgtgcactttaaacttacacagtgctgTCAATCATATCTTAGtaaaatcaggaggaaaaaaagcacGAGTGGTTCAGCACTAGGATTCATGCCAAATCCTTCTCAGTGCTTAGGGCTGCTATATAGCTCACCTGGAGGATTATGGATGTGAATGGAGTGAGCCTCGGTAGCACAAATTGGCTcagtgtgtgtatttgtgtatgcaCGTGCCAGACTGGGAGAGGAGGTGGAAGACGAAGGGGTAGACGAGTCGTGGCAGAGAAGGAGTAAGATCAGGATCATAAGACATATATGGTTTTTGAAcctcaatatttaaatatttttcaagaacaCTGTTAAGGAAATagtactattttctttttaaaaaatttttttgtaatgtttatatttgagagagagagagagagagagagagagtataaacaggggaggggcagagagagaaggagacacagaatctgaagcaggctccaggctctgagctgtcagcccagagcccgacatggggctcaaactcatgaaccagagatcatgacctgagctgaagttggacacttaaccaactgacccacccaggtgccccattatagTACTATTTTCTACATGGTgggtttttttcaatattattttttttaagtttattatttatgttgagagaaacagagagtgctcaagtaagggaggggcagagagagggagagagaatcccaagcaggctccatgcctccagcagagcccaacgtggggctcaaatccacaaaagctcgagatcatgacctgaaccaaaaccaagagccgggtGCTTAACCatttgagtcacccaggtgcccggcaTTGTGTTTTTTAACCAATGTTATATATTGTCCAGACaagttgtttccctttttttttcctgctattaATATTAAACATGCCATTTTTACAAGTATTTgcacttctttcttccttggaaTAAATTTCTGGAGGTGGCAATAGAGTTTCAATGACTGTCATTTGGACTTTTGATGTCTATCAACAAAGAACGGGTGGGAGACCTGGCAGAAGAGGGATACAGATGTGAGGCTTATACTATGCATATGGTTTTGCAAAATTTCaacttaatatattaaatatttttacaggTTTAATCTATAAATGTTTATCAAGAACATTATTAACAGACTAGTACAGTGTTCCATTATTTACCTATGCTTATCCAGACTGTGCCCAGTAATTCTTGTGAATTATCTTGTGGATCTTATTTGGGGAACACTTGGGGGAACTCTTGGGAAGTTCCCCAAGGAGAACACTTGGGGGGAAATAAGTAGACTGGAGTAGACAGCTTTGTTTGGGGAAGGACAATAAATTTTAGGCATGTTGAGTTTATAGTGATCACATGTCCAGGGAAttcctatacttaaaaaaaatcccagaagttAACCCTTCTTAATTGTTTAAAACAGTCAACTTAAGATTTATATGAAAATTGTGCTCTAACCtttaacttttattgttttagcaTCTCCCTGTGATCCTACTTTCCTTCTGGGCTGTGCTCCCTGCAATGTGATCTGCTCCGTTGTTTTCCAGAATCGTTTTGAGTATGATGATGAGAAATTTTCAATcttgataaattattttcatgaaaaccTCCTAATTTCAAGCAACTCCTGGATACAGGTAATGTCAATGTtctccttatttttattcttgttctagtttttttaaaaaatgtgtttaagtaatctctacacccaccacggggctcgaactcacaacccctggATCAACAGCCACATGGtctttcaactgagccagccaggtgcccccagccaaggttctttttaaatgggaaataattttcagggcacctgggtgactgagtgggttatctgactcttgatttcggctcgggtcatgatctcaaagttcgtggaTTTGAACcctgagtcaagctctgtgctgacactgtggaacctgcttgggattctctctcccccctctctctctgcccctccccacttgcacacgatctctctaaacaaataaataaatgaataaataaataaacttaaaaaaaaatcagggcacctgggtggctcagtcggctaagcatctgactttggctcaggtcatgatctcacagttcatgagttcgagccccacgtcaggctctgggctgacagctcagagcctggagcctgcttcggattctgtgtctccctcttcctccccctttcctctactcgcatgctctctctcccaaaaataaacatttaaaaaaaatatttttttaaataaaaataaataaataaatgggaaataattttctAGGTAATCTATCACTCATGCCTACCTTGGTCCTTTGCCCTATTTCCAAATGGCTAAAGTAATGTCTATCAAATTATCATTTGTAGCCAATTAGTGACTTATCAAATCAATTTAATgtattgaaatgaaatttaaaacatgaaatatagTAATAGAGAAATGTAGTATAGTTCATCAATTATAGCAAggtatttttttgagaaaccttttTTATATCCATAGATGAAGAAGGTGGTGATGTAAAACGTATGTCTTACTATAGTAGAGTGTCAGAAAATGTTAGTATCTTATGTTGTATGATCATTAAGAACTAAAGTTCTGTGTGGATCAAAAGGTTATGATGTGTTCCACCTGGAAAGGACTCTTGAGAACAAAGCATCTACTCGTTTTTGGACCAGGAAACTGTCACCCAGAGATATTAagcatattttccaaaatggcctAGCCAAGGCAAGGAATGAGCTAGACCCAGAATCTAGATTTCTCAATTCTCTGTCTAGTTGGATACATGCTACCAGCCTGAATAAATTGCTTCAGTGCCTAACAACGGTATTAAGTCGTGAAGTACTGTCTAGAGCAGAGTCCATACACTCTAGGACTAGCAATGGACAGAAAAATAAGGGCAATGTGCACATTCTTAAAGGTATAAAACtcctaaataaaaataagctaatttagccatttctttaatttttctgatgtagtttcttaattacaaaaaaaaaaaaaaaagccctgcaaATTTTTTTAGGGGGCTGTAGAAATATGTGTAAGTAAACCAGGATGAACACTAGGTTCTAGCTCTGTTGCTAGTTTGGTGTCTTAGAATGGTTGACTAACCTTTCTGAACCTTAGTATTCTCCTTTGGAAGAGGTGATATACTCCTGGATTCCTTCATAGAGTTATGGTTGGGAAATTAAATGGTTCTGAAATTGCTTTGTGACTTGTGCATACTCTAACTCCGAACATTTTGTCAGTTCTCTCTCCTTCAAGTTCCAAGTATGTTCTAGTGAGGGAAGCGTGTCTTACCTTTATCTACTCAGCATAGAACTTGGTGTCTGATGCATAATATGAGCCTATAGAACTTTGCTGAGTGAATTAATGAGtgattctttcctctttcagCTCTGCaatgcttttcctcttttaataCACTTTCCAGGATGTCACAATGTGTTACTTAAAAACATTGCTAACCAATGTAAGTTtattgtggaaaaaataaaagaacaccaAGAATCCCTGGACCTCAGTAACCCTCGAGACTTTATTGACTACTTCCTGATCAAAATAGAAAAGGTATAATGTGACCCTTTATCTTTGTGGGTGGTGAGACTCATGGATTAGCTTTGTTCTTCCCAGTGAAATTGGGATATACTGAAGATGTATTAATTGCTTGCATAACCTATAATTGTGCAAATCATTGGGTATCTCGAGATATTTCTAAATTCTCACTGAAAGTGACTTAGGAGGTTTTATATTTATCATGtgaaagctgttttttttaatttgagaacagactgaaatacacacacattcaaGATAAATGATACACAACATAATCATCCTTCATCAAGTAAGTTCTGAGAATGGAAGATGTAACAGATAAGGGAACACAGGAACAGATAGGAATCTAGAAAGGCTTACCTTTGGAATGGCACTAGGAAATCTTCACAGATGAGGTAGGTTTTGAAGAAACTATAGCTTAGATGAACAGACATAAAGTAGGTCCAGGGAACGGTAAGTGCAGTGATTAAGTGTGTGGAACTTTCAGAGAGGTGATCTTGATTGTAACTGAGCAACTGTCATGGATGTGATGACTGATGAGGTTGGGAATATAGCTGCATTGTGGGGGATGggtggttctggaggctggaatgagaaaaacagacattATAAAATAGGTAATTAGATACTAGAATGGACAGTGAGTAGCAGTGAGGACTtgataaaaattatgtttcaaagaAATTATAGAGGAACTGATCGACTCTAGGGGATGAGAAAGTGAAGAATCAGAAAGGGCTTGTTGGAAGTTTATAACTCTGAGTATATTTTAACTGTAGCCCTCACACCAGATAACGGTGTCATATTGAGTTATGTTACCTCTGAGGCTCTTTCATTTATCAAGTAATTCTAACACATTATTTCTAGGAAAAACACAATAAACAGTCTGAATTTACCATGGACAACTTGATCTTTACTGTCTGGGATGTGATTAGTGCAGGAACAGAGACAACGAGCACCACCCTGAGGTATGGACTCCTGCTCCTGCTGAAGCACCCAGAGGTCACAGGTATGGTCACAGGTGATGGGCAGGATGAAATTCCTGGTAGACATTAGAAGGCGACACTGACAACTATCCCGCTCTTCACCTGCCTAGACAATGCACAGGAAAATTTTTCCATcattaggagcgcctgggtggctcagccaattaagcatctgactcttgatttctgctcaagtcatgatctcacagtttgtgggattgagcaccgagtctggctctgagctgacagtgtggaacctgcttgggattctttctttccctgtctctctctctgcccctccaccgctcattctctctcaaaaataaataaataaacatttaaataaaaaaatatttctggggcacctggttggctcagtcggttgggcatccgtcccactttggctcaggtcatgatctcacagctgtgagttcaagccctgcgtcgggctctgtgctaacagctcagagcctggagcctgctttggattctatgcttccctctctctgggtccatcccctgcttgaactctgtctctctgtctgtctgtctctctctctctgtctctcaaaaataaagattaaaaaaatttaaaaaaatatttccatcattagTACATCTTCCTGTCATTGgataaattaaattcaaattcaatTATAGTacaaaaagataatgaaatatttaaacagcAGCAGAAATTTGAAGGGCAGAGGCCATTGTTTTCTCTGCTGTGGTGGAATGTCCCTGATTTGTGTTGGGACAGATGCAATAAGCAGAGTTTTCTTAGGATCTAAAAGGATCAGCCTTCTGCTTTCTCTAAAAAGATGTCACTTGACATGCCTTCCATGTCcagataaatgtatttttgtcaaaggatatttttttaagtttatttgtttttga contains these protein-coding regions:
- the LOC115527383 gene encoding cytochrome P450 2C21 isoform X2; the encoded protein is MISWNLVFIKPLDSKLPTALTQGTTMDLFIVLVIYLSCLILFFLWNQNCAKGKLPPGPTPLPIVGNILQINTNNVSKSISKLAESYGPVFTVYFGIKPTVVIYGYEAVKEALIDQSEVFSGRGPFPVLDKFVQGLGIVFSNGEQWKQVRRFSFMVLRNMGVGKKSIEDRIQEEALYLVEALRKTNASPCDPTFLLGCAPCNVICSVVFQNRFEYDDEKFSILINYFHENLLISSNSWIQLCNAFPLLIHFPGCHNVLLKNIANQCKFIVEKIKEHQESLDLSNPRDFIDYFLIKIEKEKHNKQSEFTMDNLIFTVWDVISAGTETTSTTLRYGLLLLLKHPEVTAKVQEEIDRVVGRHRSPCMQDRSHMPYTDAVVHEIQRFIDLVPNSLPHSVTQDTKFRGYLIPKGTTILTSLTSVLYDDKEFPNPDQFDPGHFLDESGNFKKSDYFLAFSAGKRVCIGEGLARMELFLLLTNILQHFTLKSVVDPKDLETAPIVNGVGAAPPVYKLCFIPV
- the LOC115527383 gene encoding cytochrome P450 2C21 isoform X1 codes for the protein MISWNLVFIKPLDSKLPTALTQGTTMDLFIVLVIYLSCLILFFLWNQNCAKGKLPPGPTPLPIVGNILQINTNNVSKSISKLAESYGPVFTVYFGIKPTVVIYGYEAVKEALIDQSEVFSGRGPFPVLDKFVQGLGIVFSNGEQWKQVRRFSFMVLRNMGVGKKSIEDRIQEEALYLVEALRKTNASPCDPTFLLGCAPCNVICSVVFQNRFEYDDEKFSILINYFHENLLISSNSWIQLCNAFPLLIHFPGCHNVLLKNIANQCKFIVEKIKEHQESLDLSNPRDFIDYFLIKIEKEKHNKQSEFTMDNLIFTVWDVISAGTETTSTTLRYGLLLLLKHPEVTGMVTAKVQEEIDRVVGRHRSPCMQDRSHMPYTDAVVHEIQRFIDLVPNSLPHSVTQDTKFRGYLIPKGTTILTSLTSVLYDDKEFPNPDQFDPGHFLDESGNFKKSDYFLAFSAGKRVCIGEGLARMELFLLLTNILQHFTLKSVVDPKDLETAPIVNGVGAAPPVYKLCFIPV